Proteins encoded by one window of Octopus bimaculoides isolate UCB-OBI-ISO-001 chromosome 4, ASM119413v2, whole genome shotgun sequence:
- the LOC106872115 gene encoding uncharacterized protein LOC106872115 produces MLLMWREKPHEDEVPQREEKEQQMEQSEQERMNDVVQEDEKETTGIEEEFEVVKKERGRALHRRSRKRKKEADKEIEEEVVKNVEKEIKKGVEKEVEKEVMEEEETETSILKEFLTNEVEQQ; encoded by the coding sequence ATGCTTCTTATGTGGCGAGAAAAGCCCCATGAAGACGAGGTGCcccagagagaagagaaagagcaaCAAATGGAACAGTCTGAGCAGGAAAGAATGAACGATGTGGTACAGGAGGATGAGAAGGAGACAACAGGAATAGAGGAGGAATTTGAAGTggttaaaaaagaaagaggaagggcTCTCCACCGGAGaagcagaaaaaggaaaaaagaggcaGATAAGGAGATTGAGGAAGAAGTCGTAAAGAATGTTGAAAAAGAGATCAAGAAAGGGGTAGAAAAGGAGGTTGAGAAGGAGGTTATggaggaggaagagacagaaacaAGCATACTTAAAGAGTTTTTAACCAATGAAGTAGAACAGCAATGA